The following proteins are encoded in a genomic region of Leptospira wolbachii serovar Codice str. CDC:
- the map gene encoding type I methionyl aminopeptidase, with translation MIYIKNKSEIEKMRKAGKFAAELLVYLEPFVKAGITTLELNDLAEAHTKKNGHRSAPLGYKGFPKSICSSINHVVCHGIPKKEDVLADGDIVNLDVSPIVDGYIGDTSRTFIVGGKSSPEAEKLVADTEKAMWIGIEQVKPGNRIDDIGNAIDDFLTPMGYGIVRDLMGHGVGRNFHEEPQVPHFRSPRKLAKIEAGMIFTVEPMVNLGTWEVNFDRSDKWTVRTKDGKLSAQFEHTILVTDKGYEILTKV, from the coding sequence GTGATTTACATTAAAAACAAATCAGAAATTGAAAAGATGAGAAAGGCGGGAAAATTTGCCGCCGAACTCCTCGTTTACTTAGAACCCTTCGTAAAAGCGGGGATTACCACCCTAGAACTCAACGATTTAGCAGAAGCCCATACCAAAAAGAACGGCCATAGGTCGGCTCCTCTGGGATACAAGGGATTTCCTAAATCCATCTGTTCTTCCATCAACCATGTGGTTTGCCATGGAATTCCGAAGAAAGAAGATGTCCTGGCCGATGGAGACATTGTGAATTTGGACGTATCCCCCATTGTGGATGGATACATTGGAGACACCTCCAGAACTTTTATCGTCGGGGGAAAATCCAGCCCGGAAGCCGAAAAATTGGTCGCCGATACGGAAAAAGCCATGTGGATCGGAATCGAACAGGTAAAACCAGGAAACCGTATCGATGATATCGGAAACGCCATCGATGATTTCCTAACTCCAATGGGTTATGGAATTGTGCGAGATCTCATGGGCCACGGCGTGGGGCGAAATTTCCACGAAGAACCACAAGTACCTCACTTTCGCTCTCCCCGCAAATTGGCAAAAATCGAAGCCGGAATGATTTTTACAGTCGAACCCATGGTCAACTTGGGAACTTGGGAAGTGAATTTTGATAGATCCGACAAATGGACCGTCCGTACCAAAGATGGAAAACTATCTGCCCAATTTGAACATACCATACTTGTCACAGACAAAGGGTATGAAATTCTAACAAAAGTTTGA
- a CDS encoding response regulator, whose amino-acid sequence MNKAILFVDDEQIILMSLKSQLKKHFGNEYRYETAQNTEEAWSIIEELSVEGIDILIIISDWLMPNQRGDEFLRDVHKTYPGIKKIIISGHIDELSLNQLRGEVDLHSFLNKPWSESDLIKK is encoded by the coding sequence ATGAATAAAGCCATCCTCTTCGTTGATGACGAACAAATCATTCTGATGAGTCTGAAGTCTCAGCTCAAAAAACATTTTGGGAACGAGTATCGTTATGAGACCGCCCAAAATACGGAAGAAGCGTGGTCTATCATCGAAGAATTGTCAGTAGAAGGAATCGACATCCTAATCATCATTTCCGATTGGCTTATGCCAAACCAAAGGGGGGATGAGTTTCTTAGGGATGTCCACAAAACCTATCCAGGGATAAAGAAAATAATTATTTCTGGTCATATCGATGAACTCTCTCTCAATCAATTGAGAGGAGAAGTGGACCTGCATAGTTTTTTAAACAAACCTTGGTCTGAATCGGATTTAATCAAAAAATAG
- the thiM gene encoding hydroxyethylthiazole kinase: protein MSQSIIQNTIDDLDALRSKSPLVHNITNYVVMNNTANALLAIGASPIMAHAIDEVEEMVTICSATVINIGTLSEPWIQSMEKAATKAVSIGKPLILDPVGAGASNLRNMAIRRILGAGSPSIIRGNASEILSTLNSSGKTKGVDATDSSDSAVDSGKSLSKVTGGVVVISGATDYILSGTDKAQVRNGDALMTKVTGLGCTASAICGAFAAVQANQFRAATSAMAVMGIAGEMAKIKTSSPGSFQVAFIDALYEINADTIKQRLNGE from the coding sequence ATGTCTCAATCAATCATTCAAAACACTATCGACGACTTGGACGCTTTGCGTTCTAAGTCCCCTCTCGTTCACAATATCACAAACTATGTAGTCATGAATAACACCGCCAATGCGCTCCTCGCCATTGGTGCCTCACCCATTATGGCTCATGCCATCGATGAAGTCGAAGAGATGGTTACTATCTGTTCGGCAACTGTTATAAACATCGGAACTCTTTCCGAACCTTGGATCCAAAGTATGGAAAAAGCGGCAACAAAAGCAGTCTCTATTGGGAAACCTTTGATACTAGATCCCGTAGGTGCGGGAGCGAGTAACTTGCGTAATATGGCGATCCGTCGTATCTTAGGTGCCGGTAGTCCCAGTATCATTCGAGGCAATGCCTCAGAAATTCTTTCTACACTCAACTCTTCTGGAAAAACCAAAGGTGTCGATGCAACAGATTCTTCTGATTCCGCAGTGGATTCAGGAAAGTCTCTTTCCAAAGTTACCGGAGGTGTGGTTGTAATCTCTGGTGCCACAGACTATATCTTAAGTGGAACAGACAAAGCCCAAGTGAGAAATGGGGATGCACTTATGACAAAGGTCACCGGACTTGGTTGCACTGCTTCTGCCATTTGTGGTGCCTTTGCTGCTGTACAAGCAAACCAATTTCGTGCAGCAACATCAGCGATGGCTGTGATGGGAATTGCCGGTGAAATGGCAAAAATCAAAACATCCTCTCCTGGCAGTTTCCAAGTAGCATTTATAGATGCTCTTTATGAAATCAATGCAGATACCATTAAACAAAGGTTAAATGGCGAATAA
- the thiE gene encoding thiamine phosphate synthase: MANKKIRGVYLVTDRPLCRMHSLAEVVRLAALGGVNLVQLREKETDSREFLELAKHLKEILRPFSIPLLINDRLDICLAAGANGVHLGQSDLPWQDARRILGKDAIIGLSLETKEDYHSLIKTDSHPGLDYLAVSPIFETNTKTNTKPAWGLEGLKWLRTQTKLPIVAIGGIKESNAKDVLDAGADSLAVVSAICSAKDPKLATEILSEKFH, encoded by the coding sequence ATGGCGAATAAAAAAATTCGTGGGGTTTATTTGGTAACAGATAGACCCCTTTGCCGAATGCATAGTTTGGCAGAGGTAGTGCGGCTGGCAGCACTTGGGGGAGTAAACCTTGTCCAACTTCGAGAAAAAGAAACCGATAGTCGAGAATTTTTAGAACTTGCAAAACATTTAAAAGAAATCCTAAGACCCTTTTCCATTCCTCTTCTTATCAATGACCGCCTAGATATTTGTTTGGCGGCCGGAGCGAACGGTGTCCACCTGGGGCAATCAGACCTCCCTTGGCAAGACGCACGCCGGATTTTGGGAAAAGATGCCATCATCGGTCTCTCTTTAGAAACAAAAGAAGACTATCATTCTCTGATCAAAACAGATAGCCATCCCGGCTTAGATTATCTTGCTGTATCCCCTATATTTGAAACCAATACGAAAACCAATACTAAACCTGCTTGGGGACTAGAAGGCCTAAAATGGCTACGTACCCAAACAAAACTTCCCATTGTTGCGATTGGCGGGATTAAAGAATCCAATGCCAAAGATGTGCTGGACGCAGGCGCCGATTCCCTTGCGGTTGTAAGTGCGATTTGTTCTGCTAAGGATCCGAAACTGGCAACAGAAATTTTATCGGAAAAGTTTCATTAG
- the queG gene encoding tRNA epoxyqueuosine(34) reductase QueG → MTNPIYQIRSQIKTICEAEGFSFVGFAEAKIPDSDLKHLDQWIRENRFGNMTWFAKDHAVGIRNRFENLGLAPKSVVCLGFVYRSTQADEVVSRMESKVSRYALGSDYHIVLKDKGNRILKTLRTEFPGNKFRQSIDSLPVAEKILTRESGIVWQGKNTNLIHPTLGSYFFLSTILTDLELGGPVPEEIVTDHCGSCRKCLDVCPTGALEEYKMDARKCISYLTIEDREETEATDSFLQWDRQGWVYGCDLCQEVCPWNANVAKRNGVETKEPEFLPRTFWTDPQFTEKEFLTKEEFDSYFKDSPIERVGFEIWNRNLKQ, encoded by the coding sequence ATGACAAATCCAATCTATCAAATTCGTTCTCAGATTAAAACCATTTGCGAGGCCGAAGGTTTTTCTTTTGTGGGATTTGCCGAGGCAAAGATCCCCGATTCGGATCTAAAACATTTGGACCAGTGGATTCGAGAAAACCGGTTTGGGAATATGACTTGGTTTGCGAAGGATCATGCTGTGGGAATTCGGAATCGTTTCGAAAATTTGGGCCTCGCTCCAAAATCTGTGGTTTGTCTTGGATTTGTGTATCGTTCCACTCAGGCTGATGAAGTGGTTTCCAGAATGGAATCAAAAGTTTCCCGTTATGCGTTAGGCTCTGATTATCATATTGTTTTAAAAGATAAAGGCAATCGAATTTTAAAAACTCTTCGCACTGAGTTTCCAGGTAATAAATTCCGTCAATCTATCGATAGTTTGCCCGTCGCAGAAAAAATTTTGACAAGGGAGTCTGGAATCGTTTGGCAAGGAAAAAATACCAATCTCATCCATCCGACTCTGGGGTCTTATTTTTTTCTTTCTACTATTCTCACTGATTTAGAGTTAGGTGGTCCAGTTCCCGAGGAAATTGTTACAGACCATTGTGGTAGTTGCCGTAAATGTTTGGACGTTTGTCCTACCGGCGCACTCGAAGAGTATAAAATGGATGCAAGAAAATGTATCTCTTACTTAACCATTGAAGATCGGGAAGAAACAGAAGCGACAGATTCTTTTTTGCAATGGGATCGTCAGGGTTGGGTGTACGGATGTGATCTTTGCCAAGAAGTTTGTCCATGGAATGCCAATGTCGCCAAACGAAACGGGGTAGAAACCAAAGAACCTGAATTTTTGCCCAGGACCTTTTGGACAGATCCGCAATTTACAGAAAAGGAATTTCTCACCAAAGAAGAGTTTGATTCTTATTTCAAAGATTCACCAATCGAGAGGGTTGGATTTGAAATTTGGAACCGAAACTTAAAACAATAG
- a CDS encoding LIC_11502 family protein, whose amino-acid sequence MGENKNELYLTEIQSKLPSHLYVHIPKLVSVFPQIEALVTLPQGIPDLLRKGIYFALLQSVVRLLERNTDPLLPEILPEYSELIRSVSETYSFLHPEAESNWLEECIQYGDKSAYHWEWKHFDSRELF is encoded by the coding sequence ATGGGTGAAAATAAGAACGAACTATATCTTACTGAAATCCAATCTAAGTTGCCAAGCCATTTGTATGTCCACATCCCAAAACTGGTTTCCGTCTTCCCACAAATAGAAGCACTAGTCACCCTACCTCAAGGCATTCCGGATTTACTGCGAAAGGGAATTTACTTTGCACTACTCCAATCGGTAGTCAGACTTCTCGAGAGAAATACCGACCCCCTTCTACCCGAAATCCTTCCAGAATATAGTGAGCTCATTCGTTCGGTATCGGAAACCTATTCTTTTTTACATCCGGAAGCCGAGTCTAATTGGCTCGAGGAATGCATCCAATACGGAGACAAATCTGCCTACCATTGGGAGTGGAAACATTTTGATTCGAGAGAATTGTTCTAA
- a CDS encoding acyl-CoA thioesterase has protein sequence MIRTEIQIRFNDMDPMRRVNNASYSSYLELARLDFCNRYLSVTELEYIPFVLARVEMDLKASVLPGASIFVDTWVSSIGTTSWEFSYEIRDKKTNTLYVLAKTVQVYFDYRAKSKKPIPPDFLKSLEQERL, from the coding sequence ATGATTCGAACCGAGATCCAAATTCGATTTAATGACATGGACCCCATGCGAAGAGTCAATAACGCTAGTTATTCGTCCTATTTAGAATTAGCAAGATTAGATTTTTGCAATCGTTATCTATCAGTTACCGAACTTGAATACATTCCTTTTGTCCTTGCACGTGTGGAAATGGATTTAAAAGCATCAGTTCTTCCTGGTGCTTCTATCTTTGTAGATACATGGGTTTCGTCCATTGGCACTACCTCTTGGGAATTTTCGTATGAGATTCGCGATAAAAAAACAAATACTCTTTATGTGTTGGCAAAAACTGTGCAAGTTTACTTTGATTACCGAGCCAAATCCAAAAAACCCATCCCACCAGATTTTTTAAAATCTTTAGAACAAGAACGTTTGTAG
- a CDS encoding OmpA family protein: MFWISLMLVGTGVLLLWFWRKSIKTKSTVPLVREEKALAAEKNTTVIESPVKEFSILFGPGSSLLESQSMIRIRECLSPFILSQIGYITLIGSADASGNLATNRRLVKERIQAVESYLISLGIPKGKIEKVLLNPSFGRSFEQRRLLRSVQIQYKLETLK; encoded by the coding sequence ATGTTTTGGATTTCCCTAATGTTAGTCGGAACTGGAGTTCTTTTGCTTTGGTTTTGGAGAAAAAGTATAAAAACTAAAAGCACTGTACCTCTTGTACGCGAAGAAAAGGCCCTTGCCGCTGAAAAAAATACAACTGTTATAGAATCTCCAGTAAAGGAATTTTCGATACTCTTTGGGCCGGGTTCCTCTCTGTTGGAATCCCAATCGATGATTCGCATACGCGAGTGTTTGAGCCCTTTCATTCTATCCCAAATAGGATACATAACTTTAATTGGTTCCGCAGATGCCTCGGGAAATTTGGCTACCAATCGACGATTGGTAAAAGAAAGGATTCAAGCTGTGGAAAGCTATTTGATTTCTTTAGGAATTCCCAAAGGTAAAATAGAAAAAGTTTTGTTGAACCCTAGTTTTGGTCGAAGTTTCGAACAACGAAGATTGTTACGCTCTGTGCAAATTCAGTATAAATTAGAAACATTGAAGTGA
- a CDS encoding Kelch repeat-containing protein, which translates to MARLYSFFGMIIFLTLSTSFCKPTNLDNACDVKSKSFLLGTIIRYVTGDHSPSCLPSFSFFDQWGVYGPVARVNAITTHQGQMIIGGEFTMTGVPTGSASFVDSISGAVVPNRFCPHLKVKGLTNVAISDGSGGLYIGGDFTHVQGIKRSQVAHILPGCQLDPNFIPVEDPTRNIAALSLLGDNLYVGGMFSGWGSGSQINIASINRFTGLLNPGFLSPSYDNSIFDIVSDGSTLYVGGHFQDIGGNPRYGLVKLSPTTGAIDSSFTGQAPAGGQVNDLHLGTDHTGTQVLYIVGPFAGRAMSFYLNGTQTSWAPNPNLEVFKVNQYENTVYLGGEFTTIGVTPSNYLVGVDNQLGAIKENSFALNSFVRNLNVIGNKIYVLGDFTETKGQKRNYAASFDLPSQNLNQWDPSLNSSIYHPAGDIVASGSTILIASNHTAVNIKPRNNFAVFDEETGYPVENTPNFDYSIKVLHIKDNHLFVGGSFENINGIPRVSFAILDLPSYHLNPTNIGVSPAGTDIRTITSNENQIFFSGFGMTSVGGQSRNALAAIDSKSFGLTAWNPDLGVGGSASTLLVVNDLIFVGGIFNSLNGDGTVLNYRAVDTTSGVMRSIPSNTNYPSNGVNTQTYLDGKIYLGGIFTSIGSLGTFNYIAAFDTQTQTYITPNSIYADAMVSSITASPEAKLIVTGSFNSLNGNTASQYMGAFDTKNNTVMDWSPNPSDVGNVSYYKNGKWYIGGDFINAFNKPYGAFFISELNEKK; encoded by the coding sequence ATGGCTCGATTGTATTCTTTTTTTGGGATGATTATTTTTCTCACTCTTTCCACTTCTTTTTGCAAACCGACAAACCTAGACAACGCATGTGATGTTAAGTCTAAATCTTTTCTTTTAGGAACCATCATTCGGTATGTAACAGGAGATCACTCTCCTTCCTGCCTTCCCTCCTTTTCCTTCTTTGACCAATGGGGAGTGTATGGTCCTGTTGCCAGGGTCAATGCCATCACAACTCACCAAGGACAAATGATTATTGGAGGAGAATTTACGATGACAGGTGTCCCTACGGGAAGTGCTTCCTTTGTGGATTCCATTTCTGGAGCCGTTGTACCCAATCGTTTTTGTCCCCATTTAAAGGTGAAAGGCCTTACGAACGTTGCCATCTCAGACGGATCAGGTGGGCTTTATATCGGAGGCGATTTTACACATGTCCAAGGAATCAAACGAAGCCAGGTAGCCCATATTTTACCAGGATGCCAATTGGACCCAAATTTCATACCAGTCGAAGATCCAACAAGAAACATTGCAGCCTTATCTTTATTAGGTGATAATTTATACGTAGGAGGTATGTTCTCTGGCTGGGGATCTGGATCACAAATTAACATTGCTTCAATCAATCGATTTACAGGCCTTCTCAACCCTGGATTTCTCAGTCCGTCATACGATAATTCTATCTTTGATATCGTATCTGATGGCTCAACATTATACGTTGGAGGACATTTTCAAGACATCGGTGGAAACCCACGATATGGACTTGTTAAATTATCTCCAACAACAGGTGCCATTGATTCTTCTTTCACAGGACAAGCACCAGCCGGTGGGCAAGTAAATGATTTACATCTAGGAACCGATCATACCGGAACCCAAGTCCTCTATATAGTAGGACCTTTTGCTGGTAGAGCCATGTCCTTCTATTTAAATGGAACACAAACTTCCTGGGCCCCAAACCCAAACCTGGAAGTGTTCAAAGTCAATCAATATGAAAACACAGTGTACTTGGGAGGTGAATTCACTACGATCGGAGTCACACCTTCTAATTATCTTGTTGGCGTAGACAATCAATTAGGTGCCATCAAAGAAAATTCCTTTGCTCTCAACAGTTTTGTTAGGAACTTAAATGTAATCGGAAACAAAATTTATGTCCTTGGAGATTTTACAGAAACAAAAGGGCAAAAAAGGAACTATGCTGCTAGTTTCGACTTACCAAGCCAAAACTTAAATCAGTGGGACCCCAGCCTAAATTCATCTATTTACCATCCTGCAGGTGATATTGTTGCATCAGGATCTACAATTCTTATAGCAAGTAACCATACCGCAGTCAATATTAAACCTAGGAACAATTTTGCTGTATTTGATGAAGAAACAGGTTACCCTGTGGAAAACACACCAAACTTCGATTATTCGATCAAAGTTCTTCATATCAAAGATAACCATCTTTTTGTTGGAGGCTCCTTTGAGAATATCAACGGTATCCCTAGGGTTTCATTTGCCATTTTAGATTTACCTTCCTACCATCTTAATCCTACCAACATTGGTGTTTCTCCAGCAGGGACCGATATCAGAACCATTACAAGTAACGAAAACCAAATTTTCTTTAGCGGTTTTGGAATGACTTCTGTAGGAGGCCAATCTCGGAATGCTCTTGCTGCTATTGATTCTAAATCTTTTGGCCTCACTGCCTGGAATCCGGACTTAGGTGTAGGTGGAAGTGCTAGCACTTTACTTGTTGTTAATGATCTTATTTTTGTTGGCGGAATTTTTAATAGTCTTAATGGTGATGGCACCGTACTCAATTACCGTGCTGTAGACACGACGTCAGGTGTTATGCGCTCCATTCCATCCAATACAAACTATCCAAGTAACGGAGTCAATACACAGACCTATCTAGATGGTAAAATTTATTTGGGGGGAATATTTACCTCGATTGGAAGTTTAGGAACCTTCAACTACATTGCAGCATTCGATACCCAAACACAAACTTACATCACACCAAACAGTATTTATGCGGATGCAATGGTTTCCTCAATTACAGCCTCACCCGAGGCTAAGCTGATAGTTACTGGTTCCTTTAATAGCCTCAATGGTAACACCGCAAGTCAATATATGGGTGCATTTGATACAAAAAACAATACAGTTATGGATTGGTCTCCTAATCCAAGTGATGTAGGAAATGTGAGCTATTATAAAAATGGAAAATGGTACATTGGCGGTGATTTTATAAATGCATTCAACAAACCTTATGGTGCATTCTTTATCAGCGAACTAAACGAAAAAAAATAA
- a CDS encoding patatin-like phospholipase family protein, which produces MVSESPNQPKLPKAKGTKRALLVEGGGMKGAFSGGVLYAWNRFLRPNYFDLVVGVSSGACAAAYYVSMPKEEPVKSEKALAVWYRDLSGRKLISFLHPFQGKTLLNQEYLVDFIFRKKVRLESETLDRKNVPHFVVAVSNLHTHSIEYIKATSSNVFDLLKAATSLPIATRGKHWLNGKLYSDAAILNPLPIQDIIEAGYKEIVVIMNSPIRHISGPLTRLTSLLAFPKHRTIRKLMRKLHHFHFNAGREIAVKPPRGVKIITVAPDGPLPVKLTTTIRTKLYKTVLLGAKKGEEAMQKILKRKIKKQK; this is translated from the coding sequence ATTGTTAGTGAATCTCCGAACCAACCGAAACTCCCGAAAGCCAAAGGTACCAAAAGAGCCCTTCTTGTAGAAGGAGGGGGAATGAAAGGCGCATTTTCCGGTGGTGTTTTGTATGCTTGGAATCGTTTTTTAAGACCGAATTACTTTGATTTGGTGGTCGGTGTGTCTTCCGGTGCTTGTGCAGCTGCATATTATGTATCAATGCCTAAAGAAGAGCCAGTCAAAAGTGAAAAGGCACTTGCTGTTTGGTATAGGGATTTGTCGGGAAGAAAACTAATATCTTTTTTGCATCCATTCCAAGGCAAAACTCTTTTAAACCAAGAATACTTAGTCGATTTTATATTTCGAAAGAAAGTTCGACTGGAATCGGAAACTTTGGATCGGAAAAATGTCCCACATTTTGTCGTCGCAGTAAGTAATTTACATACCCATTCTATCGAGTATATTAAGGCCACTTCTTCTAATGTTTTTGATCTTTTGAAAGCTGCGACTTCGCTTCCTATTGCTACTCGCGGCAAACATTGGTTAAATGGAAAGTTGTATTCGGATGCTGCTATTTTAAATCCACTTCCTATTCAAGATATAATAGAAGCTGGTTATAAAGAAATAGTTGTGATTATGAATTCACCTATCAGGCATATTTCGGGTCCATTAACACGCCTTACAAGTCTTCTTGCTTTCCCAAAACATAGGACCATTCGTAAACTTATGCGAAAACTTCATCACTTCCACTTTAATGCTGGGAGAGAAATTGCAGTCAAACCACCAAGAGGAGTGAAGATCATCACCGTGGCTCCTGATGGACCACTCCCTGTCAAACTCACCACAACCATTCGCACAAAACTTTACAAAACAGTTCTTCTTGGCGCCAAAAAAGGGGAAGAAGCTATGCAGAAGATTTTGAAGCGAAAGATTAAAAAACAAAAATAA
- a CDS encoding DUF1577 domain-containing protein, whose translation MRPMDQITGKEQKHHVILHYLMNQEMKANWNGQIQTMTVTQELPGGEEIVVDWSEVWPIGPGSTFILSKLLARYLELHCSFIKQIAPNKIQLHVDKVLIAKKERLNPRFTISEDGLVNVTNIVSSKTIIEANMFNIPTLVRVNFEDYRKRMMARSGEAGTMDIFKSGMERKFDVVKSTQRILFIKDASSADSYRSIEEGFINYEEEIEEHVDKLAMAARDKKIKSELILPILYKNELEEIIPIGYYWLQTKDNFITSEDLTFYQLQIAEMIERIKDANLMTTVEKFPVLDLSATGLKLRVGNSSLVETLPKQKGILLELVFKLQTPFRFFGKIAWAKKEESGDLLVGVEFSGKRTYAEKVRFEENIEIIKNNGKSAA comes from the coding sequence ATGCGACCAATGGATCAAATCACAGGGAAAGAACAGAAACACCATGTGATATTACACTATTTAATGAATCAGGAAATGAAAGCCAATTGGAATGGACAAATCCAAACCATGACCGTAACACAGGAGTTACCTGGTGGAGAAGAGATTGTGGTCGATTGGTCCGAAGTTTGGCCGATTGGACCTGGTTCCACCTTCATTCTTTCTAAACTTTTGGCTCGCTATTTAGAACTACATTGTTCTTTTATAAAACAAATTGCACCTAACAAAATCCAACTCCATGTGGATAAAGTTCTCATCGCAAAAAAAGAAAGATTAAACCCTCGGTTTACAATTTCAGAAGATGGGCTTGTCAACGTGACCAACATAGTAAGTTCCAAAACCATTATTGAAGCCAATATGTTCAACATTCCTACCCTTGTGCGAGTCAACTTTGAAGACTACCGCAAACGAATGATGGCAAGGTCCGGCGAAGCGGGTACCATGGATATTTTCAAATCCGGTATGGAACGAAAGTTCGATGTGGTAAAATCCACTCAAAGGATCCTCTTCATCAAGGATGCAAGCAGCGCAGATAGTTATCGTTCTATTGAAGAAGGGTTTATCAACTACGAAGAAGAAATCGAAGAACATGTTGATAAACTTGCTATGGCAGCAAGAGACAAAAAAATAAAATCAGAACTCATTCTTCCGATCCTCTATAAAAATGAATTAGAAGAAATCATTCCTATTGGATACTACTGGTTACAAACTAAAGATAATTTTATTACCTCAGAAGATTTAACATTCTACCAACTACAAATTGCAGAAATGATCGAAAGGATCAAAGATGCTAACCTTATGACAACTGTAGAAAAATTTCCAGTATTGGATCTTTCAGCAACGGGATTAAAACTTAGAGTTGGGAATAGTAGTTTGGTGGAAACGTTACCAAAACAAAAAGGAATATTGCTTGAATTAGTTTTTAAACTTCAGACTCCCTTCCGCTTTTTTGGGAAAATTGCTTGGGCAAAAAAAGAAGAATCTGGAGATTTACTCGTTGGTGTCGAGTTTTCCGGAAAACGAACCTACGCAGAAAAAGTTCGATTCGAAGAAAATATCGAAATTATCAAAAACAATGGAAAGTCTGCCGCTTAA
- a CDS encoding HepT-like ribonuclease domain-containing protein, which translates to MFHEFIFYCRELESFLFRNQIQEFKEGDHDSFFAEEMLRYIQAESLKIPDSEKQKYPNLPWDKIDSLWQKDLARAYDYIDLKMLYYICAYEIPKITKTIKLEIR; encoded by the coding sequence ATGTTTCATGAGTTTATTTTCTATTGTCGGGAGCTTGAATCCTTCCTATTCAGAAACCAAATCCAAGAATTTAAAGAAGGCGATCACGATAGTTTTTTTGCCGAAGAAATGCTTCGTTATATCCAAGCCGAATCCTTAAAAATTCCAGATTCAGAAAAACAAAAATACCCAAACCTACCTTGGGATAAAATTGATAGCCTTTGGCAAAAGGATTTGGCTCGGGCTTATGACTACATCGACTTGAAGATGTTATACTACATTTGTGCTTACGAAATTCCCAAAATTACAAAAACAATCAAACTAGAAATTCGCTAA
- a CDS encoding FKBP-type peptidyl-prolyl cis-trans isomerase — MKIIIRTVLFFLLVLVFPIQSAEKDFQIIDLVVGKGEEAFSGSYVTVHYVGKLPNGTKFDSSRDRNRPFEFNLGAGEVVKGWDKGIKGMRVGGKRKLIIPPELGYGSKKVGNIPADSTLIFEVELLKIY; from the coding sequence ATGAAGATCATTATCCGAACCGTCTTATTTTTCCTTCTTGTTTTGGTATTCCCCATCCAATCAGCAGAAAAGGACTTCCAAATTATAGATCTCGTTGTAGGAAAAGGGGAAGAAGCCTTTTCCGGTTCTTATGTAACGGTTCACTATGTAGGCAAACTTCCCAACGGTACCAAGTTTGATAGTTCGCGCGACAGAAACCGTCCTTTTGAATTCAACTTGGGTGCGGGAGAAGTGGTGAAGGGCTGGGACAAAGGTATCAAAGGGATGCGAGTGGGTGGAAAACGAAAACTCATCATTCCACCGGAACTCGGATATGGTAGCAAAAAAGTGGGGAACATTCCTGCCGACTCCACTCTTATCTTTGAAGTCGAACTTTTAAAAATATATTAA